The sequence CTGGCTCGCCCGAAATGGTAAATAAAGTCTCTGGAAAAAGAAGTTTGTTTTTCCACAGGTATGATATAAATTCTTCTTTCATTCGGGGTGTCAGCTTGCTAATCAGAATTCAGAGACTAAAGTTTGAAAAATTTTTCCAAAAATCCAAAAAGTGTTTTCGGACATTTGTTTAATTTGCTTGGGCGAGTCAAAAATTCTTTATAAATTAGTGGAAATATTTTACATTTGTGGCAACGCTTAATGCCAAAAAGGAATGGACGAATTGGGGCTTACCGTTGAGGGCATTATCAACAAAACCCAAAAACTGATCTTACGCAACAAGCAACTGAAGGAGAAGATCATCCGGCTTGAGACAGATCAGCAAGGGTTTAAGGATAAACTCAACGAGCAGTCCGCCCGAATCAGGGAACTGGAAGAACGCTTGTCGAACAACCAGATCAGCTCTGCCCTCGGAAAGGAAGATTCGAACCATGCCCGGCAAAAAGTGAACGACTTATTGCGGGAGATCGAGAAGTGTTATGCGCTTTTAAACAGATAAGCCCTGCTGGCATTCATGAAGGAACAGTTAATATCCGTAATAATTGCTGAACGCCCTTACCGGCTCAGCGTAAAAAGTGAAGAGGAGGAACAATTATTTCGGGAAGCCGGAAGGCTGATCCGGGAAAAAATGACAGAATATGGCAGTGCATACGCATTCCGCGATAAACAAGACCTGCTGGCCATGGTGACCCTGCAGTTCGCCGTTGAAAGCCTGGGGGTAAAGCAGGCAACGGGCACGCAGGCATTGCTGAATGAAAAACTGCAAAAACTTGAACGGATATTGGACGACCATCTGAAAGAAAGCTAACGTTCTTTGAAAATATTCTTGGTATACCCGCATTAATTCAAGAATACGTTTGTGAAACTCAACACAATTAAACTTTAGGGACCCGTTTGGTGTTTCTAGAACAGGCCTCACCGTCCATGGTTCGCCCTGGATGGTCCCTAGTGGACAGTGGACGTTCGAAAAACGCCAGCCCCCTAAGCCTGTATTACTGGGGTTTCTATAAACCTCCTTGAATTAATTGCGGGTTTTTTTATTTATTTAACAAACTAACAGGCAAATATGAATATATTAATCATTGGCATTGTTGCAGTGGTTTCGCTCGGTTTGGGTGGCCTGATCGCCGGCACAATTATGCGGAATACGATCGTCAAAAAAAGCCAGCACATCCTGAAAGATGCAGTTGCAGAAGCCGAAGTGCTCAAGAAAGAGAAGATGCTGCAGGCAAAGGAAAATTTCCTCCAGCTGAAATCCGAGCATGAAAAATTTGTTTTTGAGAAAAACCAGGAGATCAATGCTTCCGAAAGCAGATTAAAGCAGAAAGAACTGGCTTATTCTCAGCGAATGGAGGACAATCAGCGAAAGCAAAAAGAGCTGAATGCCCTTCAGGAAAACCTCAACAACCAGATCGAAATTGTTTCACGCAAACAAATTGAACTGGAGAAAACTTACAAACAGCAGCTTGAAAAACTTGAATCGATCAGTGGCCTCTCAGCCCAGGAAGCTAAGTCAGAACTGGTTGAGACCCTCAAGGCTGAAGCCCAGTCTGATGCCCAGGTGTTTATCAAGGACATGATGGATGAAGCCAAATTGACCGCGCATAATGAAGCCCGCAAATTGGTGATCCACTCGCTGCAACGTACGGCTACTGAGGTGGCCATAGAAAATTCCGTTTCTGTTTTTCCCATTGAAAATGATGAAGTAAAAGGCCGTATCATTGGTAGGGAAGGCCGTAACATCAGGGCACTGGAAGCCGCCACTGGCATCGAGATTATTGTGGATGACACCCCCGAGGCCATCATTCTGAGCGGATTTGACCCGGTGCGCCGCGAGATTGCACGCCTTTCTTTGCATAAACTCGTTACCGATGGCCGGATTCACCCGGCCCGTATAGAGGAAGTGGTGGCCAAGGTAAAGAAACAAATTGACCAGGAAATTATTGAGGTAGGCAAACGTACCGCCATTGACCTGGGCATTCATAACCTGCACCATGAGCTGATCCGGATGATTGGAAAGATGAAATACCGTTCGTCGTATGGTCAGAATTTGTTGCAGCACTCGAAAGAAGTGGCCAACCTGGCCGCCACCATGGCATCCGAACTGGGACTGAATCCCAAGCTTGCCAAGCGCGCCGGACTGCTTCACGATATCGGAAAAGTGCCCGACAACGAACCGGATCTGCCCCATGCATTGCTGGGCATGAAACTTGCCGAAAAGTTTAAGGAGAATCCTGAAATAGTAAATGCCATTGGTGCCCACCACGACGAAGTGGAAATGACGAGCCTGATCTCGCCCATCATCCAGGTGTGCGATGCCATTTCAGGCGCACGGCCGGGTGCAAGGCGCGAAGTGGTCGAATCTTATATCAAGCGTTTGAACGACCTCGAAGAGCTGGCATTGTCCTATCCCGGGGTTGTTAAAACCTACGCCATTCAGGCAGGTCGCGAACTCAGGGTGATCGTAGGCAGCGAAAAGGTCTCCGATAAAGATGCAGAGCAGATTTCCTACGACCTGAGTAAGAAGATTCAGACCGAAATGACCTATCCCGGACAAATTAAAATTACCGTGATCAGGGAAACCCGTGCTGTGGCATACGCCAAGTAAGGTTTTCTGGTAAATTCTTAAGAGGCCGCCTCAGCAAAAAAGTTGTAGGCGGCTTTTTTATTGGCGTTAAAACCGGTCAAATATACTTATCTAATTATTATGCAAGTCATTGCATATCAATGCCATTTAAATACCACCTTCATAGTTAATACGGAGTTAATACGGAGTTTATTCGGTTTAAACCGAATAAACTCCGTATTAACTATGACCCGGATTACTCCAAATGCCTGATTTGGGTGGGACTAATTCCCTGAGGAAAAAAAATGGTCCCGGTGTTTTTAAAAGAATAACTGGCCATTAAGGTTTTATGGAAAATAATTGGTTTGCTTTAATTGGAGTTTCTGTTTTTTACCTAAAAAAAGATCTCTTCTCTTCAAACAATCATTTAATTATCTTGTTTTATACTTTACCTCTAACGTGGGCTTATTAAAAACAGTTTACAACCTCTTCCTGTATGAATAAAAGAGTTTTCCAGATATTTGCATTCCTGACAATCCTTGCTGGTGGTATTCAAAATGCATTTGCCGGCGATGACAAGGCCATCCGGATGGTAAACTTTGACGATTTTGAGCCCAGGCTTTATTTTGAGAATGACACGATTTATGTGGTGAATTTCTGGGCTACCTGGTGTGCTCCTTGTGTTCGGGAGATCCCGGTCTTTGAGTCTGTTAATGAAAAATACAAGGATCAAAAAGTCAAGGTGCTGTTTGTTAGCCTTGATTTTCCCAATCAACTGGAAAGCAGGGTAATCCCTTTTGTGGAGCGGATGGATATGAAGAGTGAGGTGATCCTTCTGAACGATACTGATTCAAATCGGTGGATACCGCTGGTCAGTGAGGAATGGACCGGTGCTATCCCTGCAACCTTAATTTATTCCAACGGATTCCGGGGCTTTTACGAGCAGGAGTTCCATCTGGAAGAACTCGAAGCAATAATTAAACCATTATTAAACTAAAATAAATTACGATGAAAAGAGTGAATATTTTCTTAGGTATACTTTTCCTGGCTGTGGCCAGTTTTGCACAAGGTTATCAGATAGGTGACGAAGCAATTGATTTTAAATTGAAGAATGTGGATGGTAAATACATCTCAATGGCCGATTATCCCGATGCCAAAGGGTTTATCGTCATTTTTTCATGCAACCACTGTCCTTATGTCGTTGCTTACGAGGACCGTATGATTGCGCTCCACAATGAATTTGCTCCCAAAGGGTTTCCCCTGATCGCCATCAATTCGAATGACCCTGAGGTTCAGCCGCAGGATTCTTACGAACTCATGCAGGTCAGGGCAAAGGAAAAGGAATTCCCCTTTCCTTATGTGTTTGACGAAGGACAAAAGGTTTTGCCGCATTACGGAGCAACCCGCACACCCCATGTTTATCTGCTGGAGCGCGTAGGTGATAAATTGAAAGTGGCTTACATCGGCGCTATTGATGACAACTATCAGGATGCCTCGGAGGTAAAGGAAAAATACCTTGCCAACGCCATCAACGCCTTAATAAACGGGCAGCGTCCTGAGCCTAACTTTACCAGGGCAATCGGTTGCACCATCAAGAAGAAGAGCTAATTACGGTTTTATTTCCAGGTTAATTCCATCAAAAAAAAGCCGGATCATTGTCCGGCTTTTTCTTTTTGATGCCTGCTTAGTTTTCACGCATCACAAATTCATCATATTCGAGTTCGAAACGCAGTTTGTGTCTCGACTCCTCAATGGCCAATGCGTGGAAAACCTTACTGAGCTCTGCATTATTCGTACGTTCAGCCAGCGCAGTATAAAGTTTAAAAGCTGCTTTTTCCTTTTTCATGGCCAGCACCAGGGCATCGGCATAACTCAGTTCGGGAGAGGGCTTTCGGCTTACAACATAATCGGAGATTTTTAGATCCGTGACTTTTTCGATCTCCATATCAAAAAGCCTTTCATCCTTGATTTTTTGCAGCCTAGCCTTATGGCTGACTTCTTCCTGGGCAAACTCCAGGAATAAGTCCTTGATTTGCTGGTTGTTTTGCTGAGCTGCCAGCTGGGTGTAAAAATCCACGGCTTCCTGTTCTGAATTCATTGCAAAGTCGAGAATCTCATCGAGTGAACTAAAGGTTTTCATATCAGGATTGGTTTTGATTAAATGCTTTTTCCCATTCGTCGTCAAAATATTTAACCAGGTAATCACATCCGTGGTTGAAATAATGTGTTTCCTGATCTGTGGCCGGCAGGTGGAAACTGAAAGGGGCCTTTCCGTTTGCGGGCATTTGTTGGATTACATTGGCTACCTCCAGGAGCACGTCAGCAGGTCCTTCATAGGTCCAGTCTGTACCCAGGGCTTTTGCCATCGCCATTAGTTGTTGAAGGTTGTTTAGGGCCACCGGACCTGTAACGGAATCTTCAAATTGCTGGATGAACTTCTGGGTGTTGGTAAAGCTACCCCCGGTCTCAAAATGAAGGCTGGCCGGAAGGATCAGGTTTGCCATAGAGGCCGTTTCCGTCATAAAAAGATCCTGGACCACCAAGAAATCACTCTTCATGAGGGAATCCCTGACAAGGTCCTTGTCAATGGCGCAGCCCAAGGGGTCTTCACCAAAAACAAACACATTTTTCAGCTTGCCCGAGGATAGCAGGCCCCATTGGTCTTCCTCAATTTCTGCAGATAATTTTGAGGTTTTCCAAAAGTTTTCCAATTGTTTAAGGACCGTTTTATCGCGTAAGTTCTTTCCACCAGGTGCCAGAGCAGCCGATGCCCCCATATCGAATATACCCTGGGCATTGTTTTTTTCCTTCAGGCTAATCAGTCCGCTGGCGTTCTTCCCCGGTTTGCCCGTCAGGTATGCCAGGTTATGGACCTCATGACAGGCAGAAGAATTCAGATGCTTTTCGGAATACAGGATGATCGACTGGTGTTCGTTGTTGAAATTTTCAACAAAAGCTGCCAGGGTTTCCTTGCTGCAGCCTGCCCCCTCAAGCAAAGTGTTGAAGTCGTGGGCAAGCAGTTGTTGGCTGTATTCATCAAGGCCTGTGCAATGGTCATCAATGAAAATGTTATTTTGCAGTTTATTGCTCAGGATATAATGGTTGGCTGCCCTGAGAAAATGCACATAGGATTTAATGGTCAGGACCTTGTCCGCTTTATGGGCCATGGCACTTTGTTCCGCTGTGGTTATTACCTCCAGGGGAATATTTTGCTTTTCCCTTAGGTTGTTAATGTAAAATCCGGGAACGGCATTTTCGAGGTTCAGTTCGCTTCCCAGGAGAAAGATGCGCTGGGCTGAATGGATCTGGTCAAACGGGACGTTGTTGTGGCTATTCTTAAAATATCCTGAGCCTCTTCCCAAATAATGAAAGCTTGAAATATTATTTGTTAAGACAGCGGCCCTTGCCAGTTTCTGCAACAGATAAATCTCTTCGTTGGATAGCCTGGCCCCTGCAAAAAATGCGTTTTTATTGGGCTTGACACCTAAGATTTTTTCACCAATGAGGTCAAAGGCTTGTTCGAAAGATATCTCTTTAAATGAGCCATTTTGCTTTAACAAAGGCTTGGTAATCCGGCTGGGGTCGTTCAGGTAACGGTAACCAAACTTCCCGTAACGGCAAAGGCTTGCGTCCTTATTGATCAGCCCATGGCTCCCGCTTGCCTTAGCAAAGAAACTGGATTTGTGATGCAGGGTGATCTGACAGCCAACGGAGCAATAATTGCAAATGGTATTGAATTGATCGAGGGGAACCGGCCCTGGTTTAAAGGGCACATTTTCGGTGATGGCCCCCGTCGGGCAGGTTTCAATACACATGCCGCATGATTCACAGTACGTGTGAAGCAGTGATTCTCCCAGGCTGGGGGCTATAAAAGTATCGAAACCCCGGTTTATAAGCCCCAGGGCGTTTGCGCCGACCACTTCCGAGCAAATACGAACACAACGGCTGCAGAGGATG comes from Bacteroides sp. and encodes:
- a CDS encoding TlpA family protein disulfide reductase, yielding MNKRVFQIFAFLTILAGGIQNAFAGDDKAIRMVNFDDFEPRLYFENDTIYVVNFWATWCAPCVREIPVFESVNEKYKDQKVKVLFVSLDFPNQLESRVIPFVERMDMKSEVILLNDTDSNRWIPLVSEEWTGAIPATLIYSNGFRGFYEQEFHLEELEAIIKPLLN
- a CDS encoding ferritin family protein; translated protein: MKTFSSLDEILDFAMNSEQEAVDFYTQLAAQQNNQQIKDLFLEFAQEEVSHKARLQKIKDERLFDMEIEKVTDLKISDYVVSRKPSPELSYADALVLAMKKEKAAFKLYTALAERTNNAELSKVFHALAIEESRHKLRFELEYDEFVMREN
- a CDS encoding cell division protein ZapA; translation: MKEQLISVIIAERPYRLSVKSEEEEQLFREAGRLIREKMTEYGSAYAFRDKQDLLAMVTLQFAVESLGVKQATGTQALLNEKLQKLERILDDHLKES
- a CDS encoding thioredoxin family protein, whose protein sequence is MKRVNIFLGILFLAVASFAQGYQIGDEAIDFKLKNVDGKYISMADYPDAKGFIVIFSCNHCPYVVAYEDRMIALHNEFAPKGFPLIAINSNDPEVQPQDSYELMQVRAKEKEFPFPYVFDEGQKVLPHYGATRTPHVYLLERVGDKLKVAYIGAIDDNYQDASEVKEKYLANAINALINGQRPEPNFTRAIGCTIKKKS
- the rny gene encoding ribonuclease Y, translating into MNILIIGIVAVVSLGLGGLIAGTIMRNTIVKKSQHILKDAVAEAEVLKKEKMLQAKENFLQLKSEHEKFVFEKNQEINASESRLKQKELAYSQRMEDNQRKQKELNALQENLNNQIEIVSRKQIELEKTYKQQLEKLESISGLSAQEAKSELVETLKAEAQSDAQVFIKDMMDEAKLTAHNEARKLVIHSLQRTATEVAIENSVSVFPIENDEVKGRIIGREGRNIRALEAATGIEIIVDDTPEAIILSGFDPVRREIARLSLHKLVTDGRIHPARIEEVVAKVKKQIDQEIIEVGKRTAIDLGIHNLHHELIRMIGKMKYRSSYGQNLLQHSKEVANLAATMASELGLNPKLAKRAGLLHDIGKVPDNEPDLPHALLGMKLAEKFKENPEIVNAIGAHHDEVEMTSLISPIIQVCDAISGARPGARREVVESYIKRLNDLEELALSYPGVVKTYAIQAGRELRVIVGSEKVSDKDAEQISYDLSKKIQTEMTYPGQIKITVIRETRAVAYAK